Proteins encoded in a region of the Myxococcales bacterium genome:
- the rpmJ gene encoding 50S ribosomal protein L36 encodes MKVRASVKPICPKCKVIKRKGVVRVICTNTRHKQRQG; translated from the coding sequence ATGAAAGTTCGCGCGTCGGTCAAGCCCATCTGTCCCAAGTGCAAGGTCATCAAGCGCAAGGGCGTCGTGCGGGTCATCTGCACCAACACTCGCCACAAGCAGCGCCAGGGGTGA